A DNA window from Brassica napus cultivar Da-Ae chromosome C1, Da-Ae, whole genome shotgun sequence contains the following coding sequences:
- the LOC106374577 gene encoding thioredoxin domain-containing protein PLP3A-like: protein MDPDAVKSTLSNLAFGNVLAAAARDYKKEVLANEKAQSSNHVNEEVDLDELMDDPELEKLHADRIAALKREVEKREAFKRQGHGEYREVSEGDFLGEVTRSEKVICHFYHKEFYRCKIMDKHLKTLAPRHVDTKFIKVDAENAPFFVTKLAIKTLPCVLLFSKGIAIDRLVGFQDLGTKDDFSTTKLENVLIKKGMLSKKKKEEDDEDAEYQESIRRSVRSSENLDSDSD, encoded by the exons ATGGATCCGGATGCAGTCAAGTCGACCCTCTCGAATCTGGCGTTCGGGAATGTATTGGCAGCAGCTGCTAGAGATTATAAGAAG GAAGTGCTTGCAAATGAGAAGGCCCAATCATCAAATCATGTCAATGAGGAGGTTGATCTTGATGAACTTATGGAT GATCCGGAGCTAGAAAAATTGCACGCTGATAGGATTGCTGCACTCAAG AGAGAAGTTGAAAAGAGGGAAGCGTTCAAAAGACAAGGGCATGGTGAGTATCGAGAGGTGAGCGAGGGAGATTTCTTGGGGGAAGTCACCAGGAGTGAGAAAGTGATTTGTCATTTCTACCACAAGGAGTTTTACCGCTGCAA GATTATGGACAAGCATCTCAAGACTCTTGCGCCTAGGCATGTGGACACTAAGTTCATCAAAGTGGACGCAGAG AATGCTCCTTTCTTTGTCACGAAGCTAGCAATAAAGACATTGCCTTGCGTTCTGCTCTTCAG CAAGGGAATCGCTATAGATAGGCTAGTTGGGTTCCAGGATTTGGGCACAAAGGACGATTTCAGCACTACCAAACTGGAAAACGTTCTGATTAAAAAAG GAATGCtcagcaagaagaagaaagaggaagatgatgaagatgctGAGTACCAAGAGAGCATAAGGCGGTCGGTTAGGTCTTCAGAGAATCTGGACTCTGACTCTGACTGA
- the LOC106375147 gene encoding protein HYPER-SENSITIVITY-RELATED 4-like, producing the protein MALTSRSYPVCLPMDTGRYMTLGGPKQPRIVSVRRAAKNPSIFAKILEKTESMGVSTVVTTAASVAETAMLARSLAQSYLPLEVRQYISYEVRSFVKRCMAHYFNSSQMTITIEEFEGYNHNEVFDAAKAYVATKISQSNKRIKVSKHEKDSNYNVAVGHDEQVVDVFNGVQFQWVLRSHHVETKNQHSKSSLDVRSFELNFEKRFKDIALESYLPFMVKRSRSMKHEKKKLKLFTLDARYWGDSWTSVTLAHPSTFKTLAMDSDVKRSVMEDLDKFVKRSEYYKRVGKAWKRGYLIYGPPGTGKSSLIAAMANHLNFDIYDLELTAVVDNSELRRLLIDTGNRSILVLEDIDCSITLNNRTTDERKESRNKKVTLSGLLNFTDGLWSSCGDQRIIIFTTNYKDKLDPALLRPGRMDVHIHMSYCTSSTFKALAWNYLEIKDHPLFSKIVEGIEATEVTPADVAEQLMRNESVDIILEGLVEFLEAKKIKNEQEKAKTEEADLENKKKTTKGKDSKVKKK; encoded by the coding sequence ATGGCATTAACATCCCGTTCTTACCCAGTTTGTTTACCTATGGATACAGGTAGATACATGACACTTGGAGGACCAAAACAACCTAGGATTGTTTCAGTTCGTCGTGCTGCAAAAAATCCAAGTATATTTgcaaaaatcctagaaaaaacCGAGTCCATGGGAGTTTCAACGGTTGTAACCACTGCAGCTTCGGTGGCTGAAACTGCAATGCTGGCTCGATCGCTAGCCCAAAGCTACTTGCCTCTCGAAGTGCGACAATACATCTCCTATGAAGTCCGCAGCTTCGTTAAACGCTGCATGGCTCATTACTTTAATTCCTCTCAAATGACAATAACCATCGAAGAGTTTGAAGGGTACAATCACAATGAAGTCTTTGATGCTGCAAAGGCCTACGTAGCCACCAAGATCTCTCAATCTAACAAAAGAATCAAAGTGAGTAAACACGAGAAAGATTCCAATTACAACGTCGCCGTGGGACATGACGAGCAAGTTGTGGACGTTTTCAACGGCGTCCAGTTCCAATGGGTCCTACGTAGCCACCATGTTGAGACAAAGAATCAACACTCCAAATCCAGTTTAGATGTCAGATCCTTCGAGCTCAACTTCGAAAAAAGATTCAAGGACATAGCTCTTGAATCTTACTTGCCATTCATGGTGAAAAGATCCAGGTCAATGAAGCACGAGAAGAAGAAACTCAAGCTCTTTACCCTGGACGCAAGGTACTGGGGGGACTCATGGACCTCTGTTACTCTTGCCCATCCTTCTACGTTCAAGACACTAGCAATGGATTCAGATGTCAAGAGAAGTGTGATGGAAGATCTTGACAAGTTTGTGAAACGGAGTGAGTACTATAAGAGAGTTGGTAAGGCTTGGAAGAGAGGGTACTTGATATACGGTCCACCAGGGACAGGGAAGTCAAGCTTGATTGCAGCCATGGCTAACCATCTCAACTTCGATATTTATGACTTAGAGTTGACTGCTGTTGTAGACAATTCCGAGCTCAGAAGGTTGCTGATTGACACTGGTAATCGTTCAATTCTTGTGCTGGAAGATATCGACTGCTCCATCACGTTGAATAACAGGACAACTGATGAACGTAAGGAATCAAGAAACAAGAAAGTGACACTCTCTGGACTACTAAACTTCACTGATGGTTTATGGTCAAGCTGCGGCGACCAACGGATCATAATATTCACAACCAATTACAAAGACAAACTAGACCCTGCGTTGTTGAGACCAGGACGTATGGATGTGCACATCCACATGTCGTACTGCACGTCGAGTACTTTCAAGGCTCTTGCTTGGAACTATCTAGAGATAAAAGATCACCCTCTTTTCAGCAAGATCGTGGAAGGTATCGAAGCGACAGAGGTTACTCCAGCAGATGTAGCTGAACAACTTATGAGGAATGAGTCTGTTGATATTATTCTTGAGGGGTTGGTTGAGTTCTTGGAAGCCAAGAAGATCAAGAACGAACAAGAGAAGGCCAAAACTGAGGAGGCTGATTTGGAGAACAAGAAAAAGACCACTAAGGGGAAAGATTCAAAGGTCAAGAAAAAATAG